A genomic segment from Garra rufa unplaced genomic scaffold, GarRuf1.0 hap1_unplaced_001, whole genome shotgun sequence encodes:
- the LOC141302351 gene encoding voltage-dependent T-type calcium channel subunit alpha-1H-like, producing MYRQPIRNHNPWMLLYFISFLLIVSFFVLNMFVGVVVENFHKCRQDQEEEEARRREEKRQKRMEKRRRKALQRPYYADYSPTRLYIHTVCTSHYLDLFITIIIAINVLTMSMEHYRQPKYLDEGLKYCNYIFTLVFVIEAALKLVAFGFRRFFKERWNQLDLAIVLLSIMGITLEEIDLNASLPINPTIIRIMRVLRIARVLKLLKMATGMRSLLDTVVQALPQVGNLGLLFMLLFFIYAALGVELFGRLECTEDNPCEGLSRHATFQNFGMAFLTLFRVSTGDNWNGIMKDTLRECKNDKCLSYLPLLSPLYFVTFVLMAQFVLVNVVVAVLMKHLEESNKDAREDAEMEAELKEELKAGRRQSTASVGGAIGLEGTAVKMETLSHEQGQDSNYGNFLTVSRPSISRMLSLPNDSYMLYPVKPVYGSIHERVSKQDSTLPGSSLSLGTQPCEDSAVMQVPGTASQTNLASIPALRPLNQRPRTSNAFRALRRQQAIKSDSIDSTIADSRDILHIPSKPCSSDNLHLKVPSIPLTIGSAPCSPQASPPPPLRNRTASVQTNRHMYSQRSIPCRQTEYETQSIQPLEITKLQDSDEIVRLNTNVTQRRASHRVTRSHKLSPYEPPFCSDTQDSCGRQPGTSAQCLRKYNSMENNGFLSQIHVPRRHSTHGEELLLQQQPPGPPKKEKMSPPCISIDPPTDAEFPPPAVSQERSTVLRRRTPSFDSALPRESIDLPDVQDEPLLPSHLPLPQFSFDQSDVSSLSSLSELLSDSDQSTHSFPSEARSGAVGDTAQSPLRKKVLVRMASTRDPGNEDSVA from the exons ATGTACAGACAA CCCATAAGGAATCATAACCCCTGGATGCTTCTGTACTTCATTTCCTTCCTGCTGATCGTCAGCTTCTTCGTGCTGAACATGTTTGTGGGTGTGGTGGTTGAAAACTTCCACAAGTGTAGACAAGACCAGGAAGAAGAGGAGGCCAGACGGAGAGAGGAGAAAAGGCAGAAGCGCATGGAGAAGAGACGCAGGA agGCCCTGCAGAGACCGTACTATGCGGACTACTCTCCAACACGCCTCTATATTCACACAGTCTGCACTAGCCATTATCTGGACCtcttcatcaccatcatcatcgcCATTAATGTGCTCACGATGTCAATGGAGCACTACAGACAACCCAAG TATCTGGATGAAGGTCTGAAGTACTGTAATTACATCTTCACTCTGGTCTTTGTGATCGAGGCTGCACTGAAATTGGTTGCCTTTGGCTTTAGGAGGTTTTTCAAAGAGAG GTGGAATCAGTTAGACTTGGCAATTGTCCTTCTCTCCATCATGGGCATCACACTTGAGGAAATTGACCTGAATGCCTCACTACCCATCAACCCAACCATCATACGCATAATGAGGGTGCTGCGCATTGCCAGAG TATTAAAGCTGTTGAAGATGGCCACAGGAATGAGATCTCTTTTGGATACAGTAGTTCAAGCTTTACCACAG GTTGGTAATCTGGGTCTGCTGTTTATGCTGCTGTTCTTCATCTACGCAGCACTGGGAGTTGAACTCTTTGGCAGACTTG AATGCACAGAGGACAACCCGTGTGAGGGATTGAGCAGACATGCTACATTTCAGAATTTCGGCATGGCGTTCCTCACTTTGTTCCGCGTTTCCACCGGAGACAACTGGAATGGAATCATGAAG GATACCCTGCGGGAATGTAAAAATGACAAATGTCTGAGTTACCTGCCGCTTTTGTCGCCTCTGTACTTTGTGACATTCGTGCTGATGGCACAGTTTGTGCTGGTGAATGTTGTGGTCGCTGTGCTCATGAAGCATTTAGAGGAAAGTAACAAAGATGCCCGCGAGGATGCCGAGATGGAGGCGGAGTTAAAGGAAGAGCTTAAAGCCGGTCGTAGACAAAGCACCGCCTCTGTGGGCGGAGCCATCGGGCTTGAGGGTACAGCTGTTAAAATGGAGACTCTCTCACATGAACAG GGCCAAGACTCCAATTACGGCAACTTCCTGACAGTTAGTAGGCCGTCTATATCACGGATGCTGTCTTTACCCAATGACAGTTACATGCTCTACCCTGTTAAGCCTGTATATGGCTCCATTCATGAAAGAGTCTCCAAACAGGACTCCACACTACCAG GCTCCTCTCTCTCACTCGGCACTCAGCCCTGTGAAGATAGTGCCGTAATGCAGGTTCCAGGAACTGCGTCTCAGACAAACCTGGCGTCCATTCCTGCTCTCCGTCCTTTAAATCAAAGACCAAGAACTAGCAATGCTTTCAGAGCCCTGCGGAGACAG CAAGCAATAAAGAGCGACTCCATTGATTCCACAATTGCTGACTCCAGAGACATCTTACATATCCCGAGCAAACCCTGCTCCAGTGATAATCTTCATCTCAAAGTACCCAGCATTCCCCTCACCATTGGATCCGCCCCCTGTTCACCCCAGGCCTCGCCTCCCCCTCCCCTCCGCAACCGGACAGCGAGCGtacaaacaaacagacacatgtacagccagcgcagcatccccTGCCGACAGACCGAGTACGAGACGCAATCTATACAACCTCTCGAAATAACCAAACTACAAGACTCAGATGAGATTGTCCGACTCAACACAAACGTTACTCAAAGAAGAGCCTCTCATCGTGTGACACGCAGCCATAAATTGTCCCCTTATGAACCACCCTTCTGTTCTGACACCCAGGACTCTTGTGGCCGCCAACCGGGTACAAGTGCCCAATGTCTACGGAAGTACAACAGCATGGAAAACAATGGCTTTCTATCTCAAATCCACGTCCCTCGGCGTCACTCAACGCATGGGGAAGAGTTACTGCTTCAGCAGCAGCCACCTGGACCGCCCAAAAAGGAGAAAATGAGCCCACCGTGCATCTCCATCGACCCTCCCACCGACGCGGAGTTTCCGCCTCCAGCGGTCAGTCAAGAGCGCAGCACAGTCCTAAGACGGCGAACACCGTCTTTCGACTCCGCACTACCACGGGAGTCCATAGATCTTCCTGATGTGCAGGATGAACCTCTTTTGCCCAGTCATTTGCCCCTCCCACAATTCTCTTTTGACCAATCGGATGTAAGTTCGCTGAGCAGCCTGTCGGAACTGCTTTCGGATAGTGACCAGTCGACGCACTCTTTCCCTTCCGAGGCCCGCTCGGGGGCAGTGGGAGACACAGCTCAGAGTCCACTCAGGAAGAAGGTATTGGTCAGAATGGCCAGCACTAGGGATCCAGGAAATGAGGATTCGGTTGCCTAG